The sequence GCCGCCCACCAGCGCCTCGGTCAGGATGCGGTAGGGTTCCCATCCGCGGTCCAGCAGGATGTGAACCGCCTCCTCGATCTCGTCCTTCAACCCGTCATAGAGGTCGTCGAACATCTGCTGGACGAGCTCCTCGTCATCCAGCTCCGACAGGATGATGTCGTCTTCTTCCTCGGACATCTGCGCGTCTCCTTGATGCGGGCATGGCCCCATGTCCCTGAAAGGATAGGTAGGCATTTGCCGCGACCGCACATGGCGGTTTGCGACATGGTTCCAGCGGGCCGCGACCTGCCATTGCAAACGTTCATGGTATGTTCTAGTTTTAAGGCATGGTGCATGACCCCGACATGGCAACGACCCGCCGGCGCGGGCGCGCGGCGACGGCCAATCATGCCGGACGGTTCGAACGCTACGATCGTGTGGTCGAGGCCGATGGCTGGCATGGCGGCGGCGCGGACGCGCCGCTGTTGCGCACCGAGGTTGCCGACGAAGTGCCGAGCAAGGTCATCACGCGCAACACCTCGCCCGATCTGAGTTTCGACCGCTCGATCAACCCCTATCGTGGCTGCGAGCACGGGTGCATCTACTGTTTCGCCCGCCCCAGCCATGCCTATCTGGGCCTGTCGCCCGGCCTCGATTTCGAAACCCGGCTGATCGCCCGCCCCGAGGCGCCGCGCGTGTTGGAGCGTGAGCTGCGCGCACCCGGTTACATGCCCAAGGTCATCGCCATCGGCACCAATACCGACCCGTATCAACCGATCGAACGCGAGCGCCGGATCATGCGCGCCCTGTTGCAGGTCTTGTCCGAGTATCGCCACCCGGTCGCTGTGGTCACCAAGGGCGCGCTGATCGAGCGCGACGCGGATCTCCTGGGCGAGATGGGGCAGGCGGGGCTTGCCCGCGCGGGCATCTCGATCACCACGCTGGACCCTGATCTGTCGCGCCGGATGGAGCCGCGCGCGCCCGCGCCCGCGCACCGTCTGCGCGCCATCGAAACGCTGACGAGGGCGGGTTGCCCCGTGCGGGTCATGGCCGCGCCCCTCGTGCCCGGTCTGACCGACCACGAGCTCGAAGCAATCCTGAGCGCGGCGCGCGACGCCGGCGCGGTGGCGGCCTCGACCATCCCGCTGCGCCTGCCGCGCGAGGTGGCGGGTCTTTGGGCCGATTGGCTGGCCGAACACCACCCCGACCGCGCCGGGCGCGTCATGACCAAGATCCGCGATATGCATGGCGGGCGCGACTATGATCCCGAATGGGGCAAGCGCCTGAAAGGGCAGGGGATTTGGGCCGACCTGATCCAGCAGCGCTTTGCCCGGGCGACACGGGCGCTGGGCCTCGATACCGAACAGCCGCGCCTGCGCTGCGACCTGTTTCATCGCCCGCCGCGTCCGGGCGATCAACTGCCGTTGCTGTGACGGCAGGGGACGGAAATCTCGAGATCTCCGGAGCGGAAAACCGGGGGTTTTCCGGTCCGTTTTTCTCGAGAAAAACAACCTTGTCCCAGCGTCGTCGTCGCTTTACCTGCCTCACGAAACGCGACAGGAGACGGCTCATGACGGGCTGGGATGCGCGGTTCGACCGCGACGACTATGTTTACGGAACCGCGCCGGCGGGGTTCCTTGCAGACCGGGCGCATGTCCTCGGGCCGGGCCGTCGCGTTCTCTGCGTGGCGGATGGCGAGGGGCGCAATTCCGTGCATCTGGCCGGGTTGGGCCACGCGGTCACCGCTTTCGATGGCAGTGCCGTCGCCGTCGAAAAGGCCCGAAACCTCGCCGCAACGCGCGGGGTGCATGTTGATTTCAACGTCGCCGACATCGACGCCTGGGATTGGTCACGCGCGTTCGACGCGGTTGTCGGCATCTTCATCCAGTTTCTCGGTCCGCCGGCGCGCGACCGCATGCTCGCCGACATGGCCCGCGCGACCCGCCCTGGTGGCCTGATGCTGCTGCATGGCTATGCGCCGCGGCAGGTCGGCTATGGCACGGGCGGTCCACCCGATGCCGCGAACATGTATACCGCCCCCCAGCTACAGGCCGCTTTCGACGGGTGGGAGATCCTGCGCCTTGCCGATTACGACGCCGAAATCGACGAAGGCATCGGTCACAACGGCCTGTCCGCCCTTGTCGATCTGATCGCGCGCAAGCCCGGTGACGGCGGCGCGGCCTAGTTGCGGGCCCGTCTGCGGCCGCCGCGGCTGCGCTTGGGGCTGTCGCGATCGGTGCCGTCCGACCCGGACGAGAACGCGCCCAGGGCGGCGGCAATCTGCTCCAGCGTCGGGGCTTGGCCGCGCGGGGTCTCTTCAAGCGCGGCGCGCATGGCCCGGAGGTGCGCGGGCGTGGTGCCACAACACCCGCCGATGATCGTGGCCCCCGCATCGCGTGCCATGACGGCGTAGCGGGCCATCAACTCGGGCGTGCCGTCGTAGTGGATATGCCCGTCCTCGTATTTCGGGATGCCGGCATTGCCCTTGGCGATGATCGGCCGCTCGCTGCCGGCCGCGCGGAACCCCAGCACGGTGCGCATCAGGTCCGACGCGCCCACGCCGCAATTCGCGCCATAAGCGATCGGGGCGGGGTCGATCCGTTCCACCAGCGCGGCCAGATCGGCCGAGGTGAACCCCATCATCGTGCGGCCCGCGGTGTCAAAGCTCATCGTGCCACACCAGTCGATGCCGGCCAGCCGCGCCCCTTCGGCGGCGGCGGCGTATTCCTCGGGCGCGCTGATCGTCTCGACCCAGACGATATCGGCGCCGCCCTCTTTCAGCCCCTCCGCCTGTTCATGGAACATCTCGACGGCGCTCTCGTGGGTCAGGGTGCCCATCGGCGCCATGATCTCGCCCGTTGGTCCCATCGAGCCGGCGACGATCACGTTGCGGTCGGCGCGGTCGGCGACCTCGCGCCCGATCTCGGCGGCGGCGCGGTTCAGCTCGCCCACCCGGTCCTGGGCATCATGCAGCTTCAGCCGCGCTGCGGTGCCGCCGAAGGAATTGGTCAGAAACAGGTCCGAGCCCGCGTCCACCGCGCCCCGGTACAACTCGGCGATCCGGTCGGGATGGTCGGTGTTCCACAATTCGGGCGAGTCGCCCGATTGCAGGCCCATGTTGAACAAGGTGGTGCCGGTGGCCCCGTCGGCCATCAGCCAGTCACGGGTTTCCAGCATGTCGCTCAGGGCATTGGTCATCGAGCTTTCTCTCCGATCTTTTGCGTCATCCTGACGTGAGCTGCGTGATGTCGCGGCACAAGGGCCCGATCGCCGGATCCGGCCACCGGAAACGAAAACGGCCCCGCGTCCGCGCGGGGCCGGATCCTGGCACGGGCCGAACTCAGTTCTCTTCCAGCAGCTGCCCCTTGGCGACGGCCAGAAGCTCGTCATATTTTTTGCGCACGTCGGTTTCGCTGACCTTGTCGCCCAGATCGCCCATCACCTTGCGCATGACGTCCTCATGGCCGGCCTCTTCGAAATCTGCCAGAACGACCGATTTGGCATACTCTTCGGCCTCGGTGCCCGTCTTGCCCAGGATGTCGGCCACCCACAGACCCATCAGCTTGTTGCGGCGGGCCTCGGCCTTGAATTTCATTTCCTCGTCATGGGCGAATTTGTTCTCGAAGGCGCTTTCGCGGTCGTCGAAGGTCGTCATCGGTGTCTCCTGCGTCCGAATGGGGCGTTTGAGCGCGACAATACGTGGCTCTGCCCCCCGCCCGCAAGCCGCGATCTTCACCGCGCCTTGCGACACTCCGCGCTTTGGCCTATAGGCTCGGGGAAAGGGCGGCGTGTCGCGCAAGGCATCGCCGCTTTTTTCGCTTTTCCCCGGGAGAACCTGTCCATGGCACGGCGCAAGAAGGTCTATGAAGGCAAGGCCAAGGTCCTGTACGAAGGCCCCGAACCGGGCACGTTCGTCCAGTATTTCAAGGACGATGCCACCGCCTTCAACGCGGAGAAGCGCGCCACCATCGAGGGCAAGGGCGTTCTGAACAACCGTCTGAGCGAGTTTTTCATGACCGGCTTGAACAGCATCGGCGTGCCGACCCATTTCATCAAGCGCATCAACATGCGCGAGCAGTTGATCCGCGCCGTCGAGATCATTCCGCTGGAAGTGGTCGTGCGCAACGTCGCCGCCGGGTCCCTTGCCAAGCGTCTCGGCATCGAGGAGGGCACGCCCCTGCCGCGCCCGATCGTCGAATTCTATTTCAAGGATGACGCTCTGGGCGATCCGCTGGTGGCCGAAGAGCATATCCTCGCCTTCGGTTGGGCGACGCAGCAGGATCTCGACGACATGGTGTCGCTGGGATTGCGGGTGAACGATTTCCTGTCGGGCCTGTTTCTGGGCGTCGGCATCAAGCTGGTCGATTTCAAGATCGAGATCGGCCGCATTTGGGACGGCGATTACATGCGCCTGATCGTGGCCGACGAGATCAGCCCAGACAGCTGCCGCCTGTGGGATATCGAGACCGGCCAGAAGCTCGACAAGGACGTGTTCCGCCGCGATCTGGGCAATCTGGCCGACGCCTATACCGAGGTGGCGCGCCGGCTGGGTGTCATGCCGCAGCGCGAAGCCGGCCCGACCAAGCCGACGCTGATCAATTGACCGCGCTGCCCCGCCGGGGTCGTGCATGAGACTGCAAAAGGGAAGGGCAGGGGCGATGAAGGCCACCGTGACCGTGATGTTGAAACCCGGTGTTCTGGACCCGCAGGGCGAGGCGGTGAAATCCGCGCTCGGCGCGATGGGCTTCGACGGGGTCGAAGGCGTGCGCCAGGGCAAGGTGATCGAGCTGGACCTGGCGCCCGGCACGACCGAGGCGCAGGTGACCGACATGTGCGAAAAGCTGCTCGCCAATACCGTGATCGAAAGCTACCGGGTGGAGATCGCCTGATGCGGGCGGCGCGGCTGACCGGCTGGCGCCAGCCACTTGAGATCGGCCGCGCGCCCGACCCGGTTTGTCCCCGCGACGGGGTTGTGCTTGAGGTGCTGGCTTGCGGCATCTGCCGGTCCGACTGGCATGTCTGGACCGGGGGCGACCCGGTCGATCTGCCCCATATCCCCGGCCACGAATATTGCGGCGTGGTGGTCGAAACCGGCCCTGAGACGCGCTGCTGGCGTGTGGGCGACCGCGTGATCGCGCCCTTCATTCTGGCCTGCGGCGCCTGCCCCGACTGCCAAGCGGGGCAGCAGACGATCTGTGCGACACAAGTGCTGCCCGGTTTCACCTGTGACGGCGCCTATGCCGAGCGTGTCGCGGTCGCCCATGCCGATGCCAATCTCACGCGCCTGCCCGAGGGGATGGACCCGGCACTTGCCGCGGCGCTGGGATGCCGCGTGACGACGGCCTGGCATGCGCTGACGGGGCGTGCCGCGCTCAGGCCCGGCGAATGGCTGGGTATCTGGGGCGGTGGCGGCGTGGGCATCGCGGCCCTGATGCTGGGCCGGGCGATGGGCGCGCGCGTGGCGCTGGCCGATGTCGTACCCGAGAAGCTGGCGCAGGCCCGCGCGCTGGGGGCCGAGGTGGTGATCGATGCGCGCGGCGACGACCCGACGGGCGCCATGCGCGAGGCCACGGGCGGCGGCGTCCACCTGTCTGTCGAGGCGTTGGGCGTCACGACAACGACCGAGAACGCGTTGACATCCTGCCGAAAGCTGGGGCGCATGGTTCAGGTCGGCATGCCGGCGGGCGATCATCTGCGGATGGACCTGCCGTGGGATGCCGTCTATTCCGGCCAGCTTGCCATCTATGGCACGCGCGGGATGCCGGCCCATCGCTACCCCTCGCTGCTCGATTTCCTCACCGCAACGGATCTGGACCTCTCGCCGATGATCGCGCGCCGCGTGGGCCTGTCCGATGCGACCGCCGAGCTTGAGCTTTTCGACCGCGCCGCGCCGCCGGGCGTGGCCGTCATCACCGATTTCACCGCCTGATCAGGAGTTTCGACCATGCGTGCCGCCGTTCTCGTCTTTCCCGGCTCCAACTGCGACCGCGACCTTGCCGTGGCCTTCCGACAGGCGGGGTTCGACACGCAGATGGTCTGGCACAAGGACACCGATCTGCCCGAGGGGCTGGATATTGTCGGCGTGCCGGGCGGGTTTTCCTATGGCGACTACCTGCGGTGCGGGGCCATTGCCGCGCAATCGCCGATCATGCGCGCCGTGGCCGGGTTCGCGGAACGTGGCGGGCATGTTCTGGGCATCTGCAACGGGTTCCAGGTGCTGTGCGAAACGCGGCTGCTGCCGGGCGTTCTGATGCGCAACGCGGGGCTGAAATTCACCTGCAGGATGCAGCCGCTGACTGTCGCCACGACCGACAGCCCCTTTACCAATGCCTACAAGCCGGGTCAGGAGATCGCGTTGCCCGTCGCCCATCATGACGGCAACTACCAGATCGACGACGCGGGCCTCGCGCGGTTGCAGGCCGAGGACCGGATCGCCTTTGCCTATGAGGGCAATCCGAACGGCTCGGTCGCTCATATCGCCGGGGTTCTGTCCGAGAATCGGCGGGTGCTGGGGCTGATGCCGCATCCCGAACGCGCGGTGGATGCGGCCCATGGCAATACCGACGGCGGGGTCCTGTTTGCCAGCCTCGCCGCAGCGCTGGTCGCGGCCTGAGCCGGGCGCGCGGCAGCCGAGGGTTGAGCGCCATGCCCCCGCTGGCGTAACCTGACCCCCATGAGCGTGACAGACAGCGCCCCTTCAGCCAGCCGTCGCAACAGGGTGGGCCGCCCCTGGGTGACGCGCCTGACCATGCTTTTGTTTCTGTCGGTGGCCGTGGCGGTGGTCTGGGTGTCCAACATCCTGCTCACCGAACGGTTCACCGAGACCACGCGCAACCGGGCTGAACTGCGGCTTGCGCTCTATTCAGGGTCGATCCTGTCCGAGGTGCAGCGCCATTCGGTTGTCCCGCTTTTGCTGTCGCGCGATCCGGTGCTGATCCGCTCGCTCGAACAGAACGAATATTCCAATACTTCCGCCCACCTGATTTCCTTTGTCGAAGAGATCGGGGCCGCGTCGCTGATGCTGCTGAGCCGCGAGGGCCGCGTCGTTGCAGCCACCGACCGCCAGCGCCTGTCGGAATTGCGGTCGTCCGAGCCCTATTTCGTTTCGGCCCTGCGGTCCTCGGATACGGTTTTCAACATCTCGCAGTCGGAATCGGGGGTGTTCGGCTTTACCTTCTCGCGCCGGGTCGAACTGGACAACCGCCTGCTGGGTGTCATCCTGGTCGAGGTCGACCTGGCGCGGATCGTCGAGCGATGGCGCGGCACCTCCGAGGCGGTGTTCCTGACCGACAGCACCGGCCAGATCATCTTGTCCACCGAACCGCGCTGGCGCGGGTTGACCGAGGACGAGGCCCTCGAACGTCAGCCGGCCCCCAACGCGATCCAGCGCGCGCTCGAGGCGACGGGCGACTGGGCCTTTGGCGATCCGCGTCCCTATTTTTTCGGGGATGACACGATCCGCCTGCAAAGCCGCATCTCGTTCCGGGGCTGGCGCATCGTCAGCTATACGGCCTATGCCTCGGTGCGCGAGCGCGTGAATTCGGTGCTGGCGCTGGAAATCATGGGATTTGCCCTGCTGCTGGCCGGCGCGTTCTATGTCCTCAGCCGCCGCGCGCGCCTGCAATCGGTGGTGCTGCAACGCGAGTCGGCCGAACTGCGGCGTCTGAACGTCCGTCTGCAGCGCGAAATCGCCGAGCGTCAGAGGGTCGAAAAGACGCTGGAAGAGGCCGAGCAAAGCCTGGCCCAGAGCCAGAAACTGGCCGCCCTGGGCGAGATGTCGGCCGCGGTCAGCCACGAGTTGAACCAGCCCCTTGCGGCCATGAAGACGTATCTGGCGGGCGCGCGTTTGTTGCTGCAGCGCCGCCGCGTGGACGAGGCGGCGTCCTCGTTCCAACGGATCGACGACCTGATCGAACGGATGGGCGCGATCACGCGGCAGTTGAAATCCTATGCGCGCAAGGGCGGCGATGCGCTCGAACCCGTCGATCTGCGCGAGGCGTTGAAGGGCGCGATCACCATGATGGAGCCGCAACTGCGCTCCAGCGATGTCGAGATCACGCAAAGCATGCCGCGCCGCCCGGTGATGGTGCTGGCCGACCGGCTGCGGCTGGAGCAGGTGGTGATCAACCTGCTCAGGAACGCGCTGGACGCGATGAAGGAAAGCGACCGTCGCGAATTGGACCTGATCATCGCCGAAGGCGACGAGGCGGTGCTGAGCGTGCGCGACAGCGGCAGCGGCATCGACGATCTCGAAACCCTGTTCGAGCCGTTCTATACCACCAAGAAACCCGGCGAGGGCGTCGGGCTGGGCCTTGCCATTTCGTCCGGTATCGTGTCGGACCTTGGCGGCAGACTGACCGCGCGCAACAGTGCGGGCGATGGCGCGGTGTTCGAGGTGCGCCTGCCGCGCCTGGGCGACCGGCCGGCCGATGCGGATGACGACGGGTCAGGGGCGTGACGGCAACGAACAAGGAAGGGGCCGCAATGAAAATCGCGATCGTGGATGACGAGCAGGACATGCGGCAGTCGATCAGCCAGTGGCTGTCGCTTTCCGGCTTCGAGACCGAGACCTACGCCTCGGGCGAGGATGCGCTCAAGGGGATCGGCGCGGATTATCCGGGCGTGGTCGTCACCGACGTCAAGATGCCCGGCATGGACGGGGTCACGCTGCTCAAGCGGTTGATGGCGCAGGACAGCGGCCTGCCCGTGATCCTGATCACGGGCCATGGCGACGTGCCCATGGCGGTCGAGGCGATGCGGATTGGCGCCTATGATTTCCTGGAAAAGCCCTTCAACCCCGACCGGATGACCGAACTGGCCAAACGGGCCAGCACCCAGCGTCGCCTGACGCTGGACAATCGCGCGCTGCGCCGCGAACTCAGTGACGGCAAGGTGCTGATGAAAAAGCTCATCGGCTCGTCCCCCGAGATGGAGCGCCTGCGCGAGGACATTCTCGATCTGGGTCAGGCCGACAGCCACGTGCTGATCGACGGCGAAACCGGCACCGGCAAGACGCTGGTGGCCCATGCGCTGCATGCCGTCGGCCCGCGGGCCGCCAAGAAACTCATCACCATCTCGTGCTCGGCCTATGACGAGGCCGATCTTGCCGCCCGGCTGTTCGGCCCGGCCCCCGACGAGGGCCTGCCATTGGTCGAGGAGGCGCGCGGCGGAACCCTGTGCCTGGAAGATATCGAGGCGCTGCCCAACGCGTTGCAATCGCGCCTGCTGACCTTCATCAACGAACAGGAAACCCCGCCGCAGACCCGGATCCTGGCGATCTGCAACCAGCACGCGCAGGGCCAGACGCTCGAGGATGTGTTGCGGCCCGACCTGTTTTTCCGTCTGTCGGCCATGACCATCGTCTGCCCGCCCCTGCGCGCCCGCGGCGAGGATATTCTGACGCTTTTCAACCGCATGTCGGAGCAATTCGCCGAGGAATACGGCTGTGACGCGCCGCAGGTCACCGCGCAGGAGGCGGCACAACTGTTGCAGGCGCCCTGGCCGGGCAATGTGCGGCAGTTGGTGAACATCGCGGAACGGGCGGTGCTGCAGAATCGCCGCGGCTCGGGCTCGATCACCTCGCTCCTGATGGCCGATAACGAAGCGACGGGGCCGACCATCACCACCGAGGGCAAGCCCTTGAAGGAATATGTCGAGGCGTTCGAGCGGATGCTGATCGACAACACGATGCGCCGTCACAAGGGCTCGATCTCGGCGGTGATGGAGGAGTTGTGCCTGCCCCGGCGGACGCTGAACGAAAAGATGGCGAAATACGGGCTCAGCCGGTCGGACTACCTGTGATTGCGGGCCGGATCGGCCGTCGCGCCGCTGCGAAGCCGGCCGATCATCCCCGCGTCTCGTGCATCCATGCACGAAATTCACGTTTCTGCATTGTCATTGCCGCATTCCATCCCCTAATGTGAAGATACGGTCGCACAGGCGACCGGTCACACAGTTTCTCTGCACCCGTCCGTCGCCGCGCGACAAACCCCGCCACGATCGGGGGGCAGCAGGTCACTCGGGCCCGAGCGCGTGTCAGCCCTTCGGCCCATTGAAACCGTCCCCAGCCGCGTGCGGGGGCATGTATTGGCGGTCAGGATTGGACCTGAACGCCGGAGTCACGGACGCGATGCAACGGCGCGACGCATATATCGGACGAAGGGACGGGGCACAGCGCCCCGGCCTGCACCGACGCCACATCGCCCCTACAGAACAACGCAGTCTTTCCGCGGCGGCACCCCCAGGGCGACCGCCGGTCGGGCTGCGAGCAAGGACATCATGGCAAAGAAGATGCTCATCGATGCCACCCATCCCGAGGAAACACGGGTTGTCGTGGTTGATGGAACCAAAGTCGAAGAATTCGATTTCGAGTCGCTGAGCAAGCGGCAACTGGCAGGAAACATTTATCTGGCAAAGGTCACGCGGGTCGAACCCTCGCTTCAGGCCGCATTTGTCGATTACGGCGGCAACCGCCACGGGTTCCTCGCCTTTTCGGAAATCCATCCCGATTACTACCAGATCCCGGTCGCCGACCGCGAGGCGCTGCTGGCCGAGGAACGCGAATACGCCGAGGCGATGGCCGCCGAGGCCGATGAGGAGCAAAAACCCAAACGCCGCCGCACCCGTCGCAAGAAGACGACGGACAAGCCCGAGGCCGACGGAACCGCGCCCGAGACGATGGCCGCACGGCACGACAGCGACGCGGTCACAAGCGCGCCGGCCGGCATGGACGTGGTCGATCTGACCGAGACCGAGGACGAGGCCGGCCCGGTCGAGGGCTTCCGTCAGGATGACGGCGGCTCGGCGACCGCGCCCGCGGACGCCCCCGCAAAGGCCAACACCGACGCGCCGGTCGAGGATCAGGCAGCCCCGGTGGACGACACCGCCGAGGATACGTCGTCAGAGGCGGTCTCCGACACCGAAGACACAGTCGAAAGCGGCGTGTCCGAAGACGACGCTGACACGGGCGACGATGTCGAAGACGGTGACGACAGTGACGATGACGCTGCCGAGGCCGACGAGGCCGATGGCACCGATGACAGCGACGCGGAAACTGTCGCGGATGACGACACCGAGGACGACATCCGCCCGGTGCGCAAGCCGCGCCCGCGCAAATACAAGATCCAGGAGGTCATCAAGGTCCGCCAGATCATGCTGGTGCAGGTCGTCAAGGAGGAGCGCGGCAACAAGGGCGCTGCGCTGACCACCTATCTGTCGTTGGCGGGGCGCTATTGCGTTCTGATGCCCAACACCGCCCGTGGCGGGGGCATCAGCCGCAAGATCACCAATGCCGCCGACCGCAAGAAGCTCAAGGAAACCGCGCAGTCGCTGGACGTGCCGCAGGGCGCGGGCCTGATCATCCGCACGGCGGGCGCCAAGCGCACCAAGGCCGAGATCAAGCGCGATTACGAATACCTGCAACGCCAGTGGGAACAAGTCCGCGAACTGACGCTTAAATCGGTCGCGCCCGCCCCGATCTACGAAGAGGGCAACCTGATCCACCGCGTGATCCGCGATCTCTACAGCCGCGAGATCGACGAGGTGCTGGTCGAGGGGGATGCCGGATACCGGCAGGCCAAGGACTTCATGAAGATGATCATGCCGTCCCACGCCAAGAACGTGAAGCACTACGCCGATCCGATGCCGCTGTTTGCGCGCTTCAAGGTCGAGGGCTATCTCGCCGACATGTTCAACCCGGTGGTACAGCTGAAATCGGGTGGCTACATCGTGATCGGCGTGACCGAGGCGCTGGTGGCGATCGACGTGAACTCGGGGCGGGCCACCAAGGAAGGCTCGATCGAGGAAACCGCGCTCAAGACCAATCTCGAAGCTGCCGAAGAGGTGGCGCGCCAGTTGCGTCTGCGCGACCTTGCCGGCCTGATCGTGATCGACTTCATCGACATGGACGAGCGGCGCAACAACGCCGCGGTCGAAAAGCGCATCAAGGACAAGCTCAAGACCGATCGCGCCCGCATCCAGGTGGGCCGGATCTCGACCTTCGGTTTGCTGGAGATGTCGCGCCAGCGTTTGCGCCCCGGTATGCTCGAGGCGACCACCCACGCCCTGCCCCCATTGCCATGGCACGGGCATCCAGCGCTCCGATGACAGTCTTGCATTGTCCATCCTGCGCCAGTTGGAGGAAGAGGGCACGCGCGGCCGCTCGCGCGAGGTGTTGCTGACGGCGCCGGTCGGGATCGTGAATTTCCTGATCAACCACAAGCGCGACTATGTTGCCGCCATCGAGGCCCGCTATGGCATGGCCGTCCGGATCGAGGCGGATGCCGCGCTGATCTCGCCCGATTTCAAGATCGAGAAGTTCAAGACCGCGACGCGCAAGGTCGTGGCCAGCGCGCCCGTGGTGTCGATGGATCGCCGCCTTGATGGAGGAAATCGAGGGCGAGGCGCAGGCCGTCGAAGCCGATACCGTTCTGTCGGACGAGTCGGCGGAGCGCCCCGAGGCCGAAGGCGACGAGCAGCCCCGCAAGAAACGCCGCCGCCGCCGCGGTGGGCGCGGGCGCCGCAAATCCAATGGCGAGGCATCGGCAGCCGAGGATCAGACCGCCACGGACGAGGCGGGCGACGATACAGCCGGCGACACGGCCGATGCCCCCTCGGGCGAGGGTCAGGCCGTGGATGAGATGCCCGAGGCAGAGGGCGAGGAAAAGCCCAAGCGCAAGCGGCGCAGCCGTCGGGGCGGGCTTGGCCGCAAGGACGACACCTCCGAGACCGTGAGCGA comes from Roseibacterium elongatum DSM 19469 and encodes:
- a CDS encoding sigma-54-dependent transcriptional regulator, with product MKIAIVDDEQDMRQSISQWLSLSGFETETYASGEDALKGIGADYPGVVVTDVKMPGMDGVTLLKRLMAQDSGLPVILITGHGDVPMAVEAMRIGAYDFLEKPFNPDRMTELAKRASTQRRLTLDNRALRRELSDGKVLMKKLIGSSPEMERLREDILDLGQADSHVLIDGETGTGKTLVAHALHAVGPRAAKKLITISCSAYDEADLAARLFGPAPDEGLPLVEEARGGTLCLEDIEALPNALQSRLLTFINEQETPPQTRILAICNQHAQGQTLEDVLRPDLFFRLSAMTIVCPPLRARGEDILTLFNRMSEQFAEEYGCDAPQVTAQEAAQLLQAPWPGNVRQLVNIAERAVLQNRRGSGSITSLLMADNEATGPTITTEGKPLKEYVEAFERMLIDNTMRRHKGSISAVMEELCLPRRTLNEKMAKYGLSRSDYL